The following proteins come from a genomic window of Malus sylvestris chromosome 4, drMalSylv7.2, whole genome shotgun sequence:
- the LOC126618982 gene encoding 26S proteasome regulatory subunit 6A homolog — MANMMVEETSFEDDQLAAMTTEDIVRATRLLDNEIRILKEEMSRTNLELDSYKEKIKENQEKIKLNKQLPYLVGNIVEILEMNPEDEAEEDGANIDLDSQRKGKCVVLKTSTRQTIFLPVVGLVDPDKLKPGDLVGVNKDSYLILDTLPSEYDSRVKAMEVDEKPTEDYNDIGGLEKQIQELVEAIVLPMTHQERFQKLGVRPPKGVLLYGPPGTGKTLMARACAAQTNATFLKLAGPQLVQMFIGDGAKLVRDAFQLAKEKSPCIIFIDEIDAIGTKRFDSEVSGDREVQRTMLELLNQLDGFSSDDRIKVIAATNRADILDPALMRSGRLDRKIEFPHPTEEARARILQIHSRKMNVNPDVNFEELARSTDDFNGAQLKAVCVEAGMLALRRDATEVNHEDFNEGIIQVQAKKKASLNYYA; from the exons ATGGCGAACATGATGGTAGAGGAAACGAGTTTTGAAGATGATCAGCTGGCCGCGATGACCACCGAAGATATTGTACGAGCCACCCGTCTTCTCGACAACGAGATCCGAATACTCAAG GAAGAAATGTCAAGAACAAATTTGGAGTTGGACTCGTACAAAGAGAAGATAAAGGAGAATCAGGAAAAGATTAAGCTCAATAAGCAGCTGCCGTACTTGGTGGGCAACATTGTTGAG ATTCTGGAAATGAACCCAGAAGATGAGGCTGAGGAGGATGGTGCAAATATTGAtcttgactcccaaagaaaggGAAAGTGTGTTGTTTTGAAAACATCTACTCGTCAG ACAATCTTTCTGCCAGTTGTTGGGCTTGTTGATCCTGATAAATTGAAGCCTGGTGATCTTGTTGGTGTGAACAAAGATAGTTACCTGATCTTGGATACTCTGCCGTCTGAGTATGATTCTCGGGTAAAGGCTATGGAGGTTGATGAAAAGCCAACTGAAGACTACAATGACATTGGAGGGCTGGAGAAGCAA ATTCAAGAACTAGTTGAGGCGATTGTTTTGCCCATGACCCACCAGGAGCGTTTTCAGAAATTGGGGGTTCGTCCACCAAAGGGAGTGCTATTGTATGGACCTCCCGGAACTGGTAAAACATTGATGGCTCGGGCTTGTGCTGCACAGACAAATGCCACTTTTTTGAAACTAGCTGGTCCACAACTGGTTCAG ATGTTCATTGGGGATGGAGCAAAACTTGTTCGCGATGCCTTTCAGCTTGCAAAGGAGAAATCTCCCTGCATCATTTTCATAGATGAAATTGATGCAATTGGTACAAAGCGGTTTGATAG TGAAGTGAGTGGAGATAGGGAGGTGCAGCGTACAATGCTTGAGTTGCTTAATCAGCTTGATGGCTTTAGTAGCGATGATCGAATTAAG GTGATAGCAGCAACCAATCGTGCTGACATCCTCGACCCCGCTCTTATGCGTTCTGGTCGGTTGGATAGAAAAATTGAGTTTCCACATCCCACTGAAGAAGCAAGAGCTCGAATTTTGCAG ATTCACTCAAGAAAGATGAATGTTAATCCCGATGTCAATTTCGAAGAATTGGCTCGCTCAACCGATGACTTCAATGGAGCACAGCTAAAAGCTGTATGTGTGGAGGCAGGCATGCTTGCCCTCCGACGTGATGCCACAGAG GTGAACCACGAGGACTTCAACGAGGGCATTATCCAAGTTCAGGCAAAGAAAAAGGCTAGCCTCAATTATTATGCCTAG
- the LOC126618980 gene encoding 26S proteasome regulatory subunit 6A homolog, which translates to MANLMVEDTTFEDDQLAAMTTEDIVRATRLLDNRIRILKEEMSRTNLEPDSYKEKIKENQEKIKLNKQLPYLVGNIVEILEMNPEDEAEEDGANIDLDSQRKGKCVVLKTSTRQTIFLPVVGLVDPDTLKPGDLVGVNKDSYLILDTLPSEYDSRVKAMEVDEKPTEDYNDIGGLEKQIQELVEAIVLPMTHSERFQKLGIRPPKGVLLYGPPGTGKTLMARACAAQTNATFLKLAGPQLVQMFIGDGAKLVRDAFLLAKEKSPCIIFIDEIDAIGTKRFDSEVSGDREVQRTMLELLNQLDGFSSDDRIKVIAATNRADILDPALVRSGRLDRKIELPHPTEEARARILQIHSRKMNVHPDVNFGELARSTDDFNGAQLKAVCVEAGMLALRRDATEVNHEDFNEGIIQVQAKKKASLNYYA; encoded by the exons ATGGCGAACCTCATGGTAGAGGACACGACTTTTGAGGACGATCAGCTCGCCGCAATGACGACGGAAGACATCGTTAGAGCAACTCGTCTTCTCGACAACAGGATCCGCATACTCAAG GAAGAAATGTCAAGAACAAATTTGGAGCCGGACTCGTACAAGGAGAAGATAAAGGAGAATCAAGAAAAGATTAAGCTTAATAAGCAGTTGCCCTACTTGGTGGGCAACATCGTTGAG ATTCTGGAAATGAACCCAGAAGATGAGGCTGAGGAGGATGGTGCAAATATTGAtcttgactcccaaagaaaggGAAAGTGTGTTGTTTTGAAAACATCTACTCGCCAG ACAATCTTTCTCCCAGTTGTTGGGCTTGTTGATCCTGATACCTTGAAGCCTGGGGATCTTGTTGGTGTGAACAAGGATAGTTACCTGATCTTGGATACTCTTCCATCCGAGTATGATTCTCGAGTAAAGGCTATGGAAGTTGACGAAAAACCAACTGAAGACTACAATGACATTGGAGGGCTGGAGAAGCAG ATTCAAGAACTAGTTGAGGCGATTGTTTTACCCATGACCCACAGTGAGCGTTTTCAGAAGTTGGGAATTCGCCCACCAAAGGGAGTGTTATTGTATGGACCTCCTGGAACCGGTAAAACTTTGATGGCTCGGGCTTGTGCTGCTCAGACAAATGCCACTTTTCTGAAACTGGCTGGTCCCCAACTGGTTCAG ATGTTTATTGGAGATGGAGCAAAACTTGTTCGCGATGCCTTTCTGCTTGCAAAAGAGAAATCCCCCTGCATCATTTTCATAGATGAAATTGACGCAATTGGCACGAAACGGTTTGATAG TGAAGTGAGCGGGGATAGGGAGGTGCAGCGTACAATGCTTGAGTTGCTAAATCAGCTTGATGGATTTAGTAGCGATGACCGTATCAAG GTGATAGCAGCAACAAATCGTGCTGATATCCTGGACCCTGCTCTGGTTCGTTCTGGTCGGTTGGATCGTAAAATTGAGCTTCCTCATCCCACTGAAGAAGCAAGAGCTCGGATTTTGCAG ATTCACTCAAGGAAGATGAATGTTCATCCTGATGTCAATTTTGGAGAATTGGCTCGCTCGACCGATGACTTCAATGGAGCACAGCTAAAAGCTGTTTGTGTGGAGGCAGGCATGCTAGCTCTTCGCCGTGACGCGACTGAG GTGAACCACGAAGACTTCAACGAGGGGATTATCCAAGTTCAAGCGAAGAAGAAGGCTAGCCTGAATTATTATGCCTAG
- the LOC126618965 gene encoding E3 ubiquitin-protein ligase RFI2-like translates to MGLGSDEEVVVDESDGGGDGGGCGGKSYGGSVSCSICLEVVADKGDRSWAKLQCGHQFHLDCIGSAFNVKGAMQCPNCRKIEKGQWLYSNGCRSFPEFSMDDWTHDEDLYDLSYSEMSFGVHWCPFGSLARLPSSFEEGEFSPTSYHELLGQHAIFAEHTAVSSAAHPCPYIAYFGPIHPSSSNSSGNVSEASNFNHHWSSTSVPSEMPNSYAFPAMDLHYHSWEHHSPPPFSTTNNHIGGADQASVPSVTQRSARPSADIPRSGSFMHPFLVGHSSSARAGSSVTSSMIPPYPGSNARARDRVQALQAYYQQQQPNNSPTMRTPIVPGARRSSSQRGVAQVGPVASSSDQNGGFYFFPSGSSGRNYQEAENPLPNRFHPWERDHMPSFSMNQVDRDQGWSAFNQGGSGSDSAIRGSSFRQRHGSERSSSQNRS, encoded by the exons ATGGGGCTCGGCAGCGATGAAGAGGTTGTGGTTGACGAAAGCGATGGCGGTGGCGATGGCGGTGGTTGTGGAGGCAAGTCGTACGGAGGCTCTGTTTCCTGCTCGATTTGCCTTGAAGTCGTCGCCGATAAAGGGGATAGATCTTGGGCCAAGCTGCAATGTGGGCATCAATTTCATCTAG ATTGCATTGGTTCAGCCTTCAATGTAAAGGGGGCAATGCAATGCCCTAATTGTCGGAAAATCGAGAAAGGTCAATGGCTTTATTCTAATGGATGCCGTTCATTTCCGGAATTTAGCATGGACGACTGGACACATGATGAGGATCTCTATGATTTAAGTTATTCTGAAATG TCCTTTGGTGTGCACTGGTGTCCATTTGGTAGCTTAGCACGACTTCCCTCATCATTTGA GGAAGGGGAGTTTTCACCAACATCCT ATCATGAATTACTTGGACAGCATGCTATCTTCGCTGAGCATACAGCTGTATCATCTGCTGCCCATCCTTGCCCATATATCGCTTACTTTGGGCCAATTCACCCTTCATCCTCAAACTCCAGTGGAAATGTGTCAGAAGCTTCCAACTTCAACCATCATTGGAGCAGCACATCTGTACCTAGTGAAATGCCCAACTCCTATGCTTTTCCTGCCATGGATCTTCATTATCACAGCTGGGAGCATCATTCCCCGCCTCCATTCTCTACAACCAACAATCATATTGGTGGCGCTGACCAGGCTTCGGTTCCATCTGTTACTCAAAGATCTGCTAGGCCTAGCGCAGATATACCAAGATCAGGATCTTTTATGCATCCATTCCTTGTCGGTCACAG TTCTAGTGCTAGAGCTGGCAGCTCAGTCACTTCTTCGATGATtcctccttatcctggcagcaaTGCACGGGCCCGCGACAGAGTCCAAGCTCTTCAGGCATATTATCAACAGCAACAACCTAATAATTCACCAACCATGCGTACGCCCATAGTTCCAGGAGCCCGGAGATCCAGCAGTCAAAGAGGGGTAGCTCAAGTAGGGCCAGTGGCTTCATCATCGGACCAAAATGGTGGTTTCTATTTTTTCCCATCCGGTTCATCAGGTCGTAACTACCAAGAGGCTGAAAATCCGTTACCTAATCGTTTTCATCCATGGGAAAGAGATCACATGCCTTCATTCTCGATGAATCAGGTAGACCGAGATCAAGGTTGGTCTGCTTTTAACCAAGGTGGCAGTGGTTCAGACTCGGCCATCAGAGGGAGCAGCTTCCGGCAAAGGCATGGGTCCGAGAGGTCATCCTCACAAAACCGGTCATAG